Proteins encoded in a region of the Halioglobus maricola genome:
- the gspF gene encoding type II secretion system inner membrane protein GspF, whose translation MTAYRYRALNQEGKLVKGVVEGDSERQVRGQLRSKSLRPVEVAEANRQAANTGSWRPTLFKPRISPGDLAMVTRQLSTLVQSNLPIDEALQAAAEQSRSARIKGLLLQVRSRVAEGYTLAYAMGEFPQVFNEMYRAMVNAGEHAGFLGPVLEQLADYTEQRQYTGQKLKMAMIYPFILVGVAVAVVTALMVFVVPELVGIFTHSSRELPALTRGLIASSDFLREWGGWMLLVLVALVVVVQRLLRNEGRKRAWHSLLLRVPGISRLIIALDTARFASTLSILMASGVPLLESLRIAGQVLTNRVLREDSQKVAEMVAEGGSLHRALRESGRFPPMMVHMVASGEASGELETMLERSASNQERELEMTLGTMMALFEPLMVVVMGGLVLMIVLAILLPIFDLNTMVK comes from the coding sequence ATGACTGCCTATCGCTACCGCGCACTCAACCAGGAAGGCAAGCTGGTTAAAGGTGTTGTTGAAGGTGACTCCGAGCGCCAGGTACGAGGCCAGTTGCGCAGCAAGAGCCTGCGTCCGGTAGAAGTGGCAGAGGCAAATCGTCAGGCCGCGAACACCGGCAGTTGGCGGCCCACACTGTTTAAGCCCCGTATTAGTCCGGGGGATCTGGCGATGGTCACGAGACAATTGTCGACCCTGGTACAAAGCAACCTGCCGATTGACGAAGCGCTGCAGGCAGCTGCAGAGCAGAGCCGCAGTGCGCGGATCAAAGGGCTTCTGTTGCAGGTGCGCAGCCGGGTGGCAGAGGGCTATACCCTGGCCTATGCCATGGGTGAATTTCCTCAGGTTTTCAACGAAATGTACAGGGCGATGGTCAACGCGGGCGAGCACGCCGGTTTTCTGGGCCCGGTCCTGGAACAGTTGGCCGACTACACCGAGCAGCGCCAGTACACCGGCCAGAAGTTGAAAATGGCGATGATCTACCCCTTTATTCTGGTGGGTGTCGCTGTCGCAGTTGTCACGGCCTTGATGGTGTTCGTGGTGCCCGAACTGGTGGGAATCTTCACCCACTCCAGTCGGGAACTCCCGGCGCTGACCAGAGGTCTGATAGCCAGCAGTGATTTTTTGCGAGAGTGGGGCGGGTGGATGCTGCTGGTGCTGGTCGCCCTTGTGGTTGTGGTCCAACGCTTGCTGCGCAATGAAGGACGCAAGCGAGCCTGGCATAGCCTGCTGTTGCGAGTGCCTGGTATCTCTCGCCTGATTATCGCCCTCGATACGGCCCGTTTCGCGTCCACCCTGAGCATCCTGATGGCGAGCGGCGTGCCGCTGCTTGAGTCACTGCGGATCGCAGGCCAGGTACTCACCAATCGGGTGTTGCGCGAAGATAGTCAGAAGGTCGCGGAGATGGTAGCCGAGGGAGGCAGTTTGCACCGTGCGTTGCGTGAGAGCGGGCGTTTCCCGCCGATGATGGTGCATATGGTGGCCAGCGGCGAGGCCAGTGGCGAACTTGAGACAATGCTGGAGCGTTCAGCGAGTAATCAGGAGCGCGAACTTGAGATGACGCTCGGTACAATGATGGCCCTGTTTGAACCGCTGATGGTTGTGGTGATGGGCGGCCTGGTACTGATGATTGTACTGGCTATCCTGTTGCCAATTTTTGATTTGAACACAATGGTGAAATGA
- the gspG gene encoding type II secretion system major pseudopilin GspG — protein MNASRQAGFSLVEILVVLVIMGLLISVVAPTVLNQADDARVQKVHADFKSIETALKIYRLDNYVYPTTEQGLDALVEASTLDPEPRNFKKGGYLSEVPLDPWGRPYLYLSPGENGEVDIYSLGADGLSGGEGQNADVGNWKAEE, from the coding sequence ATGAATGCTTCTAGACAGGCGGGTTTCTCGCTGGTGGAAATCCTGGTGGTGCTGGTCATCATGGGCCTGTTAATCAGTGTGGTAGCACCCACGGTGCTCAATCAAGCGGACGACGCCCGAGTGCAGAAAGTCCACGCAGATTTCAAGTCGATCGAAACGGCGCTGAAGATTTACCGGCTGGATAACTACGTATATCCAACCACAGAGCAGGGCCTGGACGCATTGGTTGAGGCCAGTACGCTGGACCCGGAACCGCGCAACTTCAAAAAGGGCGGCTATCTGTCCGAAGTCCCTCTGGACCCCTGGGGTCGCCCCTATCTGTATCTGAGCCCCGGTGAAAATGGCGAGGTGGATATCTACTCGCTGGGCGCTGATGGTCTTTCCGGAGGGGAGGGCCAGAACGCCGATGTGGGCAACTGGAAAGCTGAAGAGTAA
- a CDS encoding prepilin-type N-terminal cleavage/methylation domain-containing protein: MSHPFRRTSQRGFSLLELLVTLFVVVLVTSLVTLNVGGGAGDYELEGQVDELLDTATYALDEAQFLGWDFGLLIVREYSRDPSYTLQWLERGPDRWSAPRSGKDVFAELELPPGVELELELDGVLLQQDVFSPREELPEPQIVFYSSGETAPGNLVIRASDTGDLLWRVEWDLLGNFRALHRGEESEFDES, translated from the coding sequence ATGAGTCACCCGTTTCGGCGGACGTCACAGCGAGGCTTCAGCCTGCTGGAATTGCTGGTGACTCTATTCGTGGTAGTGCTGGTGACATCCCTGGTGACACTCAACGTCGGCGGTGGTGCCGGCGATTATGAGTTAGAGGGGCAGGTCGACGAGCTCCTTGATACGGCCACCTATGCACTGGATGAGGCACAATTTCTCGGCTGGGACTTCGGCCTGTTGATTGTGCGAGAGTACAGTCGTGACCCTTCTTATACGCTGCAATGGCTGGAGCGAGGCCCCGATCGATGGAGCGCTCCCCGCAGCGGCAAAGACGTTTTTGCAGAGCTTGAGCTCCCACCCGGCGTTGAATTGGAGTTGGAACTTGATGGTGTGCTCCTGCAACAAGATGTATTTTCCCCTCGCGAAGAGCTGCCCGAACCGCAAATCGTATTTTACTCAAGCGGCGAAACTGCACCGGGTAACCTGGTCATTCGTGCGAGTGATACTGGCGACTTGCTGTGGCGAGTGGAGTGGGACCTGCTGGGGAATTTTCGCGCCTTGCATCGTGGTGAAGAATCGGAGTTTGACGAATCATGA
- the gspI gene encoding type II secretion system minor pseudopilin GspI, producing MRSPATKGFTLVEVMVALAIVALALPALLVALSSQIDATGYLRDKSLAHVVAENKLAELRLLSRVRQELFKGKESGSEEMAGREWYWWLESAATEVPDFYRVEIDVALDQGDAEEPLYTLVAFLSGDLASLQDDTEEQPGG from the coding sequence ATGAGGTCGCCGGCGACCAAGGGTTTTACCCTGGTTGAGGTCATGGTCGCGCTCGCGATCGTTGCCCTGGCCCTGCCGGCTTTGCTGGTGGCCCTGTCGAGCCAGATCGACGCCACTGGCTATCTGCGGGACAAGTCTCTGGCACATGTTGTGGCGGAAAATAAACTGGCTGAGTTGCGCCTGCTGTCGCGGGTAAGACAAGAACTGTTCAAGGGCAAGGAAAGCGGCTCGGAAGAGATGGCTGGTCGCGAGTGGTACTGGTGGCTGGAGAGTGCCGCTACCGAAGTGCCGGACTTTTATCGTGTGGAAATTGATGTCGCGTTGGATCAGGGTGACGCGGAGGAACCGTTGTATACGCTGGTTGCGTTCCTGAGCGGAGACCTGGCCTCACTGCAGGACGACACAGAGGAGCAGCCCGGTGGATAG
- the gspJ gene encoding type II secretion system minor pseudopilin GspJ yields MDSARGFTLIEVLIALAITAFVSTIAYSSLSTVMLGAEANERAAKRGYEINRAWMILSRDIDHFVERPVRDEFGEWESALIGGPAARFQLSFSRGGWHNPTGVARSEVQRVNYRVEDGVLWRDSYPVLDRADDTQPQQVKLLEGVESMNLFFLESAAALQASTRGTEVETRDWPESWIADPSSPGSLIEPPLALEVQLALEDWGEMRRLYVLPPL; encoded by the coding sequence GTGGATAGCGCGCGTGGCTTCACTCTGATCGAGGTGCTGATCGCACTGGCGATTACGGCGTTCGTCTCCACGATTGCCTATAGCAGCCTGTCCACAGTGATGCTCGGAGCAGAGGCCAATGAGAGGGCGGCCAAGCGGGGTTACGAGATAAACCGGGCCTGGATGATACTCAGTCGTGACATCGACCACTTTGTAGAGCGACCTGTGCGGGACGAGTTCGGTGAGTGGGAGTCCGCGCTGATCGGCGGCCCGGCAGCACGGTTCCAATTGAGTTTCAGTCGCGGCGGCTGGCACAACCCGACCGGCGTAGCGCGCAGTGAAGTGCAGCGGGTCAACTACCGGGTTGAAGACGGTGTGCTGTGGCGCGATTCCTATCCGGTGCTTGACCGAGCTGACGACACCCAGCCCCAGCAGGTGAAGTTGCTGGAGGGGGTGGAGTCCATGAATCTGTTCTTTTTGGAGTCCGCCGCCGCTTTGCAGGCCAGCACGCGTGGCACTGAAGTCGAAACCCGTGACTGGCCTGAGAGCTGGATTGCCGATCCTTCCAGTCCCGGAAGTTTGATTGAGCCGCCGCTGGCGCTGGAAGTCCAGCTGGCGCTTGAAGATTGGGGTGAGATGAGGAGGCTGTATGTATTGCCGCCGCTCTAG
- the gspK gene encoding type II secretion system minor pseudopilin GspK gives MYCRRSSLPQQRGAALVLALLVFALCSVLIVAMTRDFNRVYQQGSNALVMAQSRAYLLGAEGLASLALLADDDADRKAELNRDDLGEIWAREAQPYPLEEGGWLVGELEDLQGRFNLNALAERAPESEGRRQLTPAQKQFVRLLRALGDAGLGEIEAIALTQAIGDWLDSDNSVRPDGAEDDYYYGLTPSYRAGNRPMVSVSELRAVSGVTPELYLALAPWVTVWPTKPVLLNIHTAPGMVLRSLGPDDSLEPLSEFDAESIVQYRAENGFADKEDFFSHPAVADRAESMTEVRGYVGEDSSWFLLRATVEVADRHTQMYSVLERTNRQISVMMRSSGGL, from the coding sequence ATGTATTGCCGCCGCTCTAGTCTGCCGCAACAGCGTGGAGCCGCCCTGGTGTTGGCGCTATTGGTATTTGCCCTGTGCAGTGTATTGATTGTCGCGATGACCCGCGATTTCAACCGGGTTTACCAGCAGGGTTCGAACGCCCTGGTGATGGCCCAGTCCAGGGCCTATCTACTGGGTGCAGAGGGGCTTGCGAGCCTGGCCCTGCTGGCGGATGACGATGCCGATCGCAAGGCGGAACTTAATCGCGATGATCTCGGCGAGATCTGGGCGCGGGAAGCGCAACCTTATCCACTGGAAGAAGGCGGTTGGCTGGTCGGGGAACTGGAAGATTTACAGGGGCGTTTTAACCTCAATGCCCTGGCTGAACGTGCTCCTGAGTCCGAGGGGCGCCGGCAGCTGACGCCTGCGCAGAAACAGTTCGTGCGATTGTTGCGGGCGCTTGGAGATGCTGGGCTCGGTGAGATTGAAGCGATCGCGCTGACCCAGGCTATCGGCGACTGGCTCGATAGTGACAACAGTGTTCGGCCGGACGGTGCCGAAGACGATTATTACTATGGCCTCACACCGTCTTATCGCGCCGGCAACAGGCCGATGGTCAGCGTGAGTGAATTGCGCGCTGTCAGTGGAGTGACGCCGGAGCTCTATCTTGCGCTGGCGCCATGGGTGACGGTATGGCCCACTAAGCCAGTGCTGTTGAATATTCACACGGCACCGGGCATGGTGCTGCGTTCGCTTGGCCCGGATGACAGCCTCGAGCCGCTCAGTGAGTTTGATGCCGAGAGTATTGTGCAGTACCGCGCTGAAAACGGCTTTGCCGACAAGGAAGATTTTTTCTCTCATCCGGCTGTGGCGGACCGGGCGGAGTCGATGACCGAGGTGAGGGGGTATGTCGGTGAAGATTCGTCGTGGTTCTTACTGCGTGCGACGGTGGAAGTTGCCGACCGACACACGCAAATGTACAGTGTGCTTGAGCGCACCAACCGCCAGATCAGTGTGATGATGAGATCCAGTGGCGGCTTGTAG
- the gspL gene encoding type II secretion system protein GspL, which produces MQNTAIIRRIDGELAWYPPGASAGAHSLHLEAEQLALRAAISESRIVPIFAVPGGDVRLLSLTITAPEKRHFSKSLPFTLEEELAVDVDELHFASCEVAPLEYAVAVSSTEHMREYANSLASLPEIGQWIPEPLLLPWQEGEWCLVLEAGVAIVRTGACDGFAIEREMLPAFLAAAQADNGEPDAVIVYGEQQDEDIALLPESLRGRAQWRRGDFYSAMMLAEQPNPALNLRQGEYARRLPLARWWRQAKVAAVLFAVGLALHMVATGFDYRQLKEQNLALRGAREASFRQVFPRGAISDVEKQLRNQLGALSGTGAASGFASLMERVGKVVSTSKGTNIVSINYNAKADEMRLNILAANYGEVERVREGINGAGLEATMENSSAQGERVRARLRVRDRS; this is translated from the coding sequence TTGCAGAACACAGCAATAATCCGCCGGATCGACGGCGAGCTTGCCTGGTACCCGCCGGGGGCCAGCGCGGGTGCGCATAGCCTTCATCTGGAGGCTGAACAGCTCGCATTGCGCGCAGCCATATCAGAGAGCCGCATCGTGCCCATATTCGCGGTACCGGGGGGAGACGTTCGCCTGTTGAGCCTGACCATCACGGCTCCTGAAAAGCGTCACTTCAGCAAGTCACTGCCGTTTACTCTGGAAGAGGAACTGGCAGTTGATGTCGATGAATTGCATTTTGCCAGCTGTGAGGTCGCGCCGCTGGAATACGCCGTAGCGGTCAGCAGCACTGAGCACATGCGCGAATACGCCAACTCATTGGCTTCATTGCCTGAAATTGGTCAGTGGATTCCTGAACCATTGTTGCTTCCGTGGCAGGAAGGCGAGTGGTGTCTGGTGTTGGAGGCGGGAGTTGCGATTGTGCGCACCGGTGCCTGTGACGGCTTTGCCATCGAGCGAGAGATGCTGCCTGCGTTCCTTGCTGCCGCGCAGGCCGATAATGGTGAGCCCGATGCTGTCATTGTGTACGGTGAGCAGCAAGACGAGGACATCGCTCTGCTGCCGGAGTCACTGCGGGGGCGCGCACAATGGCGCAGGGGCGACTTTTATTCTGCCATGATGCTGGCAGAACAACCGAACCCGGCGCTCAATCTGCGCCAGGGAGAGTATGCAAGGCGCCTGCCTCTTGCGCGTTGGTGGCGTCAGGCCAAAGTGGCCGCGGTGTTATTTGCTGTCGGCCTGGCCTTGCACATGGTGGCAACCGGTTTTGACTACCGCCAGCTAAAAGAGCAAAACCTTGCGCTGCGCGGTGCCCGCGAAGCCAGTTTCCGTCAGGTGTTTCCCCGCGGCGCGATATCCGATGTCGAGAAGCAGCTGCGCAACCAGTTGGGTGCGCTTAGTGGGACAGGGGCCGCGAGTGGCTTTGCCAGTCTGATGGAGCGCGTCGGCAAAGTTGTGAGTACGAGTAAGGGCACGAATATTGTCAGTATCAATTACAACGCCAAGGCCGATGAAATGCGCCTGAATATTCTCGCTGCAAATTACGGTGAAGTGGAACGGGTGCGCGAAGGTATTAACGGTGCAGGCCTCGAGGCCACCATGGAGAATTCCAGTGCCCAGGGCGAACGAGTTAGAGCGCGCCTGAGAGTGAGGGATCGGTCGTGA
- the gspM gene encoding type II secretion system protein GspM → MKEWYESLTQREQLSLVLLGLALALYFVYALAVAPIASARDEMARQNEALAASLQRVDVMASQVLQLRESGAGQGNRRNLTTVINRSTAALGLQVTRLQPNSRGEVQVRMEAVAFDQLLSWLHQMEYREGLSVQEASITPGGGSGRVNATVRLAQAG, encoded by the coding sequence GTGAAGGAGTGGTACGAGAGCCTCACGCAAAGGGAGCAGCTCAGTCTGGTTTTGCTGGGATTGGCGCTGGCACTCTATTTTGTATACGCCTTGGCGGTTGCTCCGATTGCAAGCGCCCGAGATGAAATGGCGCGTCAGAACGAGGCATTGGCGGCCTCGCTGCAGCGGGTGGATGTGATGGCTTCGCAGGTTTTACAACTGCGTGAATCCGGTGCGGGCCAGGGCAACCGGCGTAATCTCACCACGGTGATCAACCGATCGACGGCAGCGCTCGGCTTGCAGGTAACCCGGCTTCAGCCGAATTCTCGAGGCGAGGTGCAGGTGCGTATGGAGGCGGTAGCCTTTGATCAGTTGTTATCCTGGTTGCACCAGATGGAGTATCGCGAAGGCCTGTCTGTTCAGGAGGCGTCCATTACGCCTGGTGGCGGCAGCGGTCGTGTTAATGCCACCGTTCGGCTGGCACAGGCGGGATAA
- the gspN gene encoding type II secretion system protein N encodes MSRLKIGLIAVLFLVLCLVVLAPARLVLLFVPAGQAELQGVSGSLWHGAASRAIVRTDAGMFHLGELEWKLKPWSLLLLAPRVELSSSWGQQHLNALLTVHGSKDIDLAALDAQVPAELVKHFLPLQLTGLVSLQAPQIEIRDGLVTGAQGRLVWQQGGWQAGGAPRSLGDYALEFNQLEDGTLAGEVITLAGELQAEGDLGLRGREYTVDVLLSGPGLADPMLEQSLQLVATPEGGNYRVKLQGTM; translated from the coding sequence GTGAGTCGTTTAAAAATTGGGCTGATCGCAGTCCTGTTTCTGGTGTTGTGTCTTGTTGTTCTGGCGCCGGCGCGTCTGGTGTTGCTGTTTGTGCCCGCCGGGCAGGCCGAGCTTCAGGGTGTGAGCGGTAGCCTCTGGCATGGCGCAGCCAGCCGAGCCATTGTGCGTACGGATGCAGGAATGTTTCATCTCGGCGAGCTGGAGTGGAAACTGAAACCCTGGTCGCTGCTGTTGTTGGCGCCGCGCGTCGAACTTTCGAGCAGTTGGGGGCAGCAGCATTTGAACGCCTTGCTCACGGTGCATGGCAGCAAAGACATCGATCTGGCAGCTTTGGATGCACAGGTACCTGCAGAGTTGGTGAAACACTTCCTGCCGCTCCAGCTTACCGGTCTGGTTTCCCTGCAAGCGCCGCAGATTGAGATCCGCGATGGTTTAGTGACTGGGGCTCAGGGGCGTCTGGTATGGCAGCAGGGTGGTTGGCAAGCTGGAGGTGCCCCCCGGTCTTTGGGCGACTATGCGCTTGAATTTAACCAGCTGGAAGATGGCACTCTGGCCGGTGAAGTCATTACCCTGGCAGGCGAGCTGCAGGCCGAGGGCGATCTTGGCCTGAGAGGGCGGGAATACACCGTGGATGTCTTGCTCAGTGGCCCGGGGCTGGCTGATCCAATGCTGGAGCAGTCCTTGCAGTTAGTGGCCACCCCTGAGGGCGGCAATTACCGGGTCAAACTGCAGGGCACGATGTAA
- a CDS encoding rubredoxin yields the protein MSDSDYKKYECVICGFIYDEAEGLPDDGIAPGTRFEDIPEDWECPDCGISKADFDLYEE from the coding sequence ATGAGCGATAGCGACTACAAAAAGTATGAATGCGTGATCTGCGGCTTTATTTACGACGAAGCTGAGGGTTTGCCCGATGACGGCATCGCCCCGGGCACCAGATTCGAAGATATTCCCGAGGATTGGGAGTGCCCTGATTGCGGGATTTCCAAGGCTGATTTCGACCTCTACGAGGAGTAA
- a CDS encoding aminopeptidase P family protein: MSVIADRLSAVRVLMRERGYDALIIPRADEYLGEYLPEHNERMLWVSGFTGSAGAIVVLAESAAIFVDGRYTVQVRNEVDPDLFAYHHLIDEPPIAWLCAALPAGSSVACDPRLHTLAWFRQSGAALASADLELAADSDNLIDRCWDDRPEPRVSPAVLLGEDYTGASSVQKRGNIAEAIVAKGADAALIFAPDSVSWLLNVRGTDIPCLPILQSFALLRADGKCTVFVDAGRLPEGLKEHIGPGVEFLPESEAEASLLACRGQRVLADPNSANAWTQLCLERGGAELVAAEDPVLMPKASKNDVEIEGARQAHLRDAVAEVRFLHWLDEEVAAGNMHDEATLADKLGSLREEGEHYRGPSFDTISAAGGNAAMCHYNHQNVEQPGSLSENSVYLVDSGGQYTDGTTDITRTVAIGDPGAEIRRMFTLVLKGHIALDQARFPRGTTGSQLDVLARQFLWREGCDFDHGTGHGVGAYLSVHEGPQRIAKAHNPFPLQPGMILSNEPGYYRDNEYGIRCENLVVVQPVSEDTETPMLGFEALTMVPFDRRLIDVALMTAEELAWLNDYHQQVHAAIAPRLEGAVLDWLNNATAAIAA, encoded by the coding sequence ATGTCTGTAATTGCCGACCGTCTCTCCGCAGTTCGTGTGCTGATGCGCGAACGCGGCTACGATGCCCTGATCATCCCCAGGGCCGATGAGTACCTGGGGGAGTACCTCCCCGAACATAACGAAAGAATGCTGTGGGTTTCCGGATTTACCGGGTCTGCGGGTGCCATCGTGGTGCTTGCAGAGAGCGCGGCCATTTTTGTTGACGGCCGATATACCGTTCAGGTTCGTAACGAAGTAGACCCTGACCTGTTCGCCTATCACCACTTGATAGACGAACCACCCATAGCCTGGTTGTGTGCGGCCCTGCCTGCCGGTAGTTCCGTCGCCTGCGATCCGCGTCTGCACACCCTGGCCTGGTTTCGCCAGAGCGGTGCAGCTTTAGCCTCTGCCGATCTTGAGCTCGCCGCGGATAGCGACAATCTTATTGACCGTTGCTGGGACGACCGTCCCGAGCCCCGAGTGAGCCCGGCGGTGCTGCTCGGCGAAGACTATACCGGCGCGAGCAGTGTACAAAAACGCGGCAATATCGCTGAGGCGATAGTGGCTAAGGGTGCCGATGCTGCCCTGATCTTCGCCCCGGATTCAGTGAGTTGGCTGTTGAATGTTCGCGGCACGGATATTCCATGTTTGCCCATCCTGCAAAGTTTCGCCCTGTTGCGGGCTGACGGGAAGTGTACTGTCTTTGTCGATGCCGGGCGGTTGCCCGAGGGCCTGAAAGAGCATATCGGGCCGGGAGTTGAATTCCTGCCGGAGAGCGAAGCAGAAGCCTCGCTGCTGGCATGTCGCGGACAGCGCGTACTGGCAGATCCAAACAGTGCTAACGCCTGGACTCAGCTCTGCCTGGAGCGCGGCGGAGCGGAACTGGTCGCTGCCGAAGACCCTGTGCTGATGCCCAAGGCGAGCAAGAATGACGTCGAGATAGAAGGCGCGCGCCAGGCACATTTACGTGATGCTGTGGCTGAAGTCCGGTTCTTGCACTGGCTCGATGAGGAGGTGGCTGCAGGTAATATGCACGACGAGGCTACCCTGGCAGACAAGTTGGGAAGTTTGCGCGAAGAGGGCGAGCACTATCGCGGCCCGTCTTTCGACACGATTTCTGCCGCCGGTGGCAATGCCGCTATGTGCCATTACAATCACCAGAATGTCGAGCAGCCCGGTTCACTGAGTGAGAACTCGGTATACCTGGTGGACAGCGGTGGTCAATACACCGATGGCACCACCGATATTACCCGCACTGTCGCTATTGGTGATCCGGGCGCGGAAATTCGCCGCATGTTCACTCTGGTGCTAAAAGGGCATATCGCTCTGGACCAGGCTCGTTTTCCGCGCGGTACTACCGGTTCCCAGCTTGACGTCCTCGCGCGCCAGTTCCTGTGGCGTGAGGGTTGCGACTTTGATCACGGCACGGGCCACGGTGTCGGCGCTTACCTGAGCGTGCACGAGGGCCCCCAGCGCATTGCCAAGGCGCACAATCCCTTCCCCTTGCAGCCTGGCATGATCTTGAGCAATGAGCCTGGATACTACCGCGATAACGAATATGGTATTCGCTGCGAAAACCTCGTCGTTGTGCAGCCGGTGAGCGAGGATACAGAAACTCCCATGTTGGGGTTTGAGGCGCTGACCATGGTGCCTTTCGATCGACGCCTGATCGACGTGGCGTTGATGACGGCGGAAGAGTTGGCCTGGCTCAACGATTATCACCAGCAGGTCCACGCGGCGATCGCTCCCCGCCTCGAAGGGGCGGTGCTGGATTGGCTCAATAACGCCACGGCCGCCATCGCTGCCTGA
- a CDS encoding sodium-dependent transporter: MAAAGGAHWSSRFAFLMASVGFAVGLGNIWRFPYVAGENGGSAFVLIYLACAFGIGVPILMSELMIGRRGQGNPVTAMANVAVESKRPRVWSGVGGLGLLAAYVIEIIYAGIVGWVLWYLYKAVTTGFIDVTAISAQAEFESVLADTTGMLFWTLVGLAITGLIIYSGLQGGIERAVRVMMPLMFLLLLGLAIYNVFAGGFGEAIAWLFTPDFSRVDGETVLAAIGQAFFSIGVAMGGMMTYGSYLPRSISISQSVFIIVIADTGVALLAGLVIFPAVFANGLDPAGGPGLIFQTLPVAFAQMPGGYLFGVLFFLMLSVAGITSMVGLLETVNHWLEERYSIPRHKTAIISVGSIAFFCVFSLLSYNVLKDVGIAGVNFNAFLEYLYENILLPVGGLLIAIFAGWGMKREFSREEFTTLGPRGHAIWYFLIRFVVPPALLIIIIRGVTE; encoded by the coding sequence ATGGCTGCAGCCGGCGGCGCGCATTGGTCATCGAGATTTGCATTTCTAATGGCTTCGGTCGGCTTTGCCGTCGGCCTCGGAAATATCTGGCGTTTCCCCTATGTAGCGGGCGAGAACGGTGGATCTGCCTTTGTTCTTATCTACCTGGCCTGTGCCTTTGGCATTGGTGTACCTATTCTGATGTCCGAGTTGATGATTGGCCGGCGCGGGCAGGGTAATCCAGTGACAGCCATGGCGAATGTGGCGGTTGAAAGCAAGCGCCCGCGGGTCTGGAGCGGGGTAGGTGGCCTGGGACTGCTGGCCGCTTATGTGATCGAGATAATCTACGCAGGTATCGTCGGCTGGGTGCTGTGGTACCTGTATAAGGCGGTGACAACTGGCTTTATCGACGTCACCGCTATCTCGGCACAGGCCGAGTTCGAGAGCGTTCTGGCAGATACCACGGGCATGCTGTTCTGGACCCTTGTTGGCTTGGCTATTACTGGCCTGATTATTTATTCGGGCCTGCAGGGGGGGATTGAGCGGGCCGTCAGAGTCATGATGCCGTTGATGTTTCTGCTCTTACTGGGTTTGGCTATCTACAATGTGTTCGCTGGTGGCTTTGGAGAGGCGATCGCCTGGTTGTTCACGCCTGACTTCAGCAGAGTCGATGGTGAAACAGTTCTGGCGGCCATTGGTCAGGCATTTTTCTCTATTGGTGTAGCGATGGGAGGCATGATGACTTATGGCTCCTATCTGCCGCGCTCGATATCCATTTCCCAGTCGGTCTTCATTATTGTGATTGCAGATACGGGTGTCGCTCTTCTGGCGGGGCTCGTGATTTTTCCAGCCGTGTTTGCCAATGGCCTCGATCCCGCTGGCGGCCCCGGGCTTATTTTCCAGACACTGCCCGTTGCCTTTGCCCAGATGCCGGGCGGCTACCTGTTCGGTGTATTATTCTTCTTGATGTTGTCGGTGGCCGGAATAACGTCGATGGTTGGCTTGTTGGAGACGGTCAACCATTGGCTGGAAGAGCGCTACAGTATTCCGCGCCACAAGACTGCAATAATTTCTGTTGGATCTATCGCGTTTTTCTGCGTGTTCAGCTTGCTCTCATACAACGTGCTTAAAGACGTTGGTATCGCCGGAGTGAATTTCAATGCGTTCCTGGAGTATCTCTACGAGAACATTCTGCTGCCTGTGGGCGGGCTGTTGATCGCAATTTTCGCCGGTTGGGGAATGAAGCGGGAGTTCAGTCGGGAGGAGTTCACTACCCTCGGGCCGAGAGGGCATGCTATCTGGTATTTCCTGATTCGATTCGTGGTGCCGCCAGCACTTCTGATTATTATTATCAGAGGCGTGACAGAGTAG